Part of the Methylomonas sp. AM2-LC genome, GCTAATCGCGGATGTATTCAGGCGTTGCCGACTACCCGTTTTGGCGCGGATCAAATCATAGAAGCCTTTACTTATTTATCGGGTTCTAAACAAATTGGCAAAGTGGTGATTGATCTTGATCAAACACCGGTTGTCAGTGCTATTAAATCACGTATGCTGCAACAACTTAGCGCAGATAAAACAGTGTTAATCACGGGTGGCTTAGGCGGTGTTGGTTTGGCTTATGCGCATTGGTGTGTGGAGCATGGCGCAAAACGTTTGGCGTTGTTAGGACGCAAAGGTGCCAATACTGCTGATACGCAGGCAGCGGTAGCGCAATTGGAAGCGTTAGGGGTTTCTGTTGCTGTTTATGCTGGTGATGTCAGTATTCGACAGGATCTTATCAATGTTATATCCGCGATAGAAAGTCAGGGTAAATTGGGTGGTGTTATCCATGCTGCGGGGGTTCTTGATGATAGAACTCTGATGGATATGGACGAAGCGGCGATCAAACGTGTGGCCATCCCAAAAATTATCGGTGCAAATAACCTGCATGAACTCACCAAAAATAATGTTGATCTAGAGTTGTTTCTGGTTATTTCTTCAATCTCAGGACAATCGGGCAATACCTATCAGGCTAATTACTGTCTGGCGAATACCTTCATGGATGGTTTGATTGAATACCGTGCTACGCAAGGCCTGCCTGCCAATAGCTTACAATTAGGCCCTGCTCAAGTGGGTATGGCGGCAGCCAATTCCGATTTGGAACGCTATTTGAAAATGAAAGGCTTACATGCTTTTGATGAACCAATGCTGCAAGCTGTATTTAATAGAATTTATCAATGGAATGTCCCAACCCTAATGATGGTCAATGTCGATTGGCCAACCTGGGAATACGCAGAACCAGGTGCCGCCAGTTCGCATCGCTATCAAGATTTGATCAGTAAGTATGGTTCAGGTTCCGACAATACATCTATTGCCAGTGCTTTGGCATTAATGCCTAAAGAGCAACAAATTGAAACAGCCGCATACATTGTTGCTGAACATATTGCCAGTATTTTGCAAATGAATGCTGATGAGGTTGATCTAGATGCCGCACTGGAAAATTTTGGTATCGATTCTATCACTGCTGTCGAATTGCAAACATTGGTGAATCGTTCATTTCAAATCGAACTCTCTGTTTTATCGTTGTTGTCCAGTAAATCCATACTGAGTATAGCTGCAGATGTTGTTACTTTAATGCAAGTGGCATCAGTCCCCAGCGAACAAGTGAAAACAGAAATTATTCCAATCATTATTAATGAATCAAAAGAGGGTGCTACAGCATGAATCAGGATAGTAGAGCATTAGCAAGACAATTGCTTTCATCAGGTGCCGCAAAGCCGGAAGGGGCAAAAGTCGGAAGTATAGTTAATCCGGTGGCCGCAAAAATAATCCATCATCAAGCTAGAGGCTTTGATAATCATCCTGGTGCGCTTGAGTTTCTGAAAATGAAAGAAAACTTTGAAAATATGGGTATCAATGGTAATTCCTATTTTCAGGCATGGACTAAAAGAGACGGCGCTAAGGTGTTAATCGGTGATGCCTGGAAAATTAACTATTCATCCTATAATTATTTGGGCTTAGCGACTGATCCCGAAGTAATGCAGGCTGCTAAAGATGCGATTGATCAATACGGTACCTCGGTATCTGCCGCGCGGATGGTCGCTGGACAAATTCCATTACATGATGAGTTAGAAGCCGAATTCGCAGCCTTTTTCGGCACTGAGGATGCCTTATTGTTTGTCAGTGGTTTTTTAACCAATGTAGCTACATTAGGCTTTTTGCTTACCGATAAAGACTTGATTATTCACGATGAATTAATTCATAACTCTATGGTGACGGGAGCTTTGTTGTCTGGAGCCAGACGATTAACATTTCCGCATAATGATGCCCAAGGTTTGGATCGTTTGTTAAAAATGCATCGACATCTTTATGAAAGAGCCATTATTTTAACGGAAGGTGTGTTTTCTATGGATGGTGATTTGGCAAATATCAGACCAATCATAGAAGTAGCACATCGGCACGATGCCTCAATTATGTTGGACGAAGCACACTCTATGGGAACAATTGGCGCAACAGGTCGGGGTGTGCAAGAGGCTTTAGGTGTCAAGTCAAATGAAATCGAAATCTGGATGGGCAGTCTCAGCAAGTCAGTGGGCAGTGCAGGAGGATTTATCGCAGGCAGTAAAAATATGATCAACAATTTGCGCTATAACGCACCGGGAGCTGTATTGTATTGTGCGGGTATGCCTGCACCGACTGCTGCAGCGGCTTTATGTGGTCTGCGTAAATTAAAAAAAGAAATCTGGCGGGTGGAAAAATTGCAGGCAAATGCAGCATATTTCCTTAAAAAGGCACAGGAATACGGGTTGGATACGGGTATTAGTACTGGCACCGCAGTGGTACCCGTTATTATCGGTGATTCTGAAAAAGCGGTGAAACTCGCCAATCTATTAAATACAAAGAATATTAATGTGCATGCAATTATCTATCCGGCCGTGCCGTTGAATCAGGCGCGCTTGCGATTTTTTATAAACTGCACGCATACCTTTGAGGAAATCGATTATACGATTGCAACCGTTTCTGAAAATTTAAATAAAGTATAGAAACGGTATATAAATTCATTAGACTTAGACTTTATTCAATTCAAAACGGCTTAATGTTAGTCATTCTGTTCTGATTTAAGGTCAAGCTAGGTATAACCTTTTACCGCTCTAAATCAGTGGTCTAATAACAAAGCAAAGAGAATAAATCAATGGTACGCAAATATTCGGAATTGCTACTTAGCAATCCCTGGCAGGTTATCGTCTTAACCCTGATGTTAACCATAGCATCTGGTTACGGTATCGCATTTGTACATTTTAAAAGTGATTATCGAATGTTTTTCAGTAA contains:
- a CDS encoding aminotransferase class I/II-fold pyridoxal phosphate-dependent enzyme, which codes for MNQDSRALARQLLSSGAAKPEGAKVGSIVNPVAAKIIHHQARGFDNHPGALEFLKMKENFENMGINGNSYFQAWTKRDGAKVLIGDAWKINYSSYNYLGLATDPEVMQAAKDAIDQYGTSVSAARMVAGQIPLHDELEAEFAAFFGTEDALLFVSGFLTNVATLGFLLTDKDLIIHDELIHNSMVTGALLSGARRLTFPHNDAQGLDRLLKMHRHLYERAIILTEGVFSMDGDLANIRPIIEVAHRHDASIMLDEAHSMGTIGATGRGVQEALGVKSNEIEIWMGSLSKSVGSAGGFIAGSKNMINNLRYNAPGAVLYCAGMPAPTAAAALCGLRKLKKEIWRVEKLQANAAYFLKKAQEYGLDTGISTGTAVVPVIIGDSEKAVKLANLLNTKNINVHAIIYPAVPLNQARLRFFINCTHTFEEIDYTIATVSENLNKV